GTTTAAGGGAAACTTTATAGGTCCTATGAGACCTATAGGTCTTATAGGACGATTTCCAGGAGTATCATGGATAAAAAAACCGTCGTCGTCGCCATGAGTGGTGGCGTCGATTCCACCGTTACAGCGGCGCTTCTGAAGGAACGGGGCCATCGGGTGATCGGCTTGACCATGCGGATCTGGGATCGGGGCGATCCGGTGTTCGACGAGGCCCGGGATGCCCGGCAGATGGCCGAATTCCTGAAGATTCCCCATCATTTGATCGATCTTCGGCAAGAGTTTCGCTCAGAGGTGGTGGAACCCTTCCGGAAGGAATATTTCAGCGGGCGTACGCCCAATCCCTGCGTGCTGTGCAACAAGGTTTTCAAATTCCGCAGACTGCTGGAAATAGCCTCCGGCCTCGGCGGCGAGCTGCTGGCTACGGGACACTATGTCCGGGTGATGGAGAAGGAGGGCAGGCCCGCTCTGGTCAAGGGAACCAACCGGCACAAGGACCAGAGCTATTTCCTGTTTACCCTGACGCCGGATCAGCTCCGGCGGGTCTGTTTTCCCGTCGGCGACAGGAGCAAGGAGGAGGTCCGGGCCTATGCCGCCCGACTGGGGCTGCAGGTCGCTGACAAGGGCGACAGCCAGGATATCTGCTTCATCCCCCACGGGGACTATATCCGCTTTCTGGAAGAAGAGGGCGGAGCACCCGGGCCCGGGCCCATCATCCATGTGTCCGGCAAGGTGCTCGGCGAGCACGCCGGTACCCACCGCTTTACCATCGGGCAGCGGCGGGGTCTGGGACTGGCCTGGACGGAACCCCTCTACGTCGTCAGTATCGATGCCTCTTGCGGGCAGGTCGTGGTCGGCGAAAAACCGCACCTTGACGTGACCGAGATGATCGTTGCCGACACCAACTGGATCGCTCCCCCCCCACAGGAGGCCTTTCGTGCCCGCTGCCGCATCCGCTATCGTCACAAGGAGGCACCGGCGACCATTGAACCACTGCACGAGGGCCGCTGGCGGGTGATATTCGATCAGGCCCAGCATGGTGTCACGCCCGGCCAGGCAGGGGTGTTTTACGACGGTGACGAGGTTCTGGGGGGAGGGTGGATCGAGTGAACAGGACCTGTGCCATAGCCACCCTCGGCTGCAAGACCAATCAGTTCGAATCGGCGGCCATGGAGGAACTGCTGGCCGAGGCCGGGTTCACCATGGTTGCCTTTGATCAGGGGGCGGATCTGGTCATCGTCAATACCTGCACCGTCACCGCGGCCACCGATTCCCAGTCCCGCAACCTGATTCGCCGGGCGCGGCGCCTCAATCCTGCCTGCAGAATCGTCGTGACCGGCTGTTACGCACAAGTGGATCCCGGGCCTCTGGCGGCCCTGCCCGGCGTTGCCGTGGTCATCGGCAATGAGGAAAAGCGGCGTCTCCCGGAAATCCTCGCCGAAGGCCGAACCGGTATTCAGGTATCGGATATCCGTTCCAACCCGGGACCGGCCATGACCCTGACCTCCTTTGCCGGCCGCAGCCGGGCTTTTCTGCAGATTCAGAACGGTTGTGACGCCTTCTGCTCCTACTGCATCATTCCCTATGCGCGAGGCCCCTCCCGCTCGGTAAGCGTGCAGGACGTGATTCGGCAGGTCGATCGACTGGCTGCGGGGGGATATGCCGAAGTGGTTTTGACCGGCATCCATGTCGGGGCCTACGGTCGGGATTTGGAGCCTCCCGTTTCTCTGCTCGAACTGGTGGACCAGATCCTCCTGAAGACACCGGTTTCCCGCCTGCGCCTCGGCTCCATCGAGCCCCTCGAGATGTCACTGGAGCTGATCAGGGCCATGGCCGATTCGGCCCGCATCTGTTCCCATGTCCACATCCCGCTGCAATCTGGAGACGATGCCGTCCTGAAGCGGATGAACCGGAATTACGGCAGGGAAGGATTTCGCCGTCTGGTGGAGGATATCCGTCTGCGACTGCCCGAGGCCGCCATCGGCTGTGATGTCATTACAGGCTTCCCCGGCGAAACGGACCGGGAGTTCACCAACACCCTGCAGCTGATCGAGGAACTGCCTGTCACCCACCTTCATGTCTTCCCCTTCAGCCGCCGTCCCGGCACCCCGGCCGCGTCCATGGCCGGACAGGTGCCCGGCCCGGTCGCCAGGGAGCGGGCAGCCCTCCTGCGGGATCTCGGCCACAGAAAACTGGCTGATTTTGCCAAGGGTTTTGTCGGCCAGAGGTTGGAGGTGGTCATCGAGGGGAGGAAAAGAGGGGGTCGCGGCCGGGGCTTGACCGGGAACTATCTGAGTGTCAACTTTTCCTGCCCGGCTGATCTCGAAGGGCAGCTTTTGCCGGTGCTGATCGAAAACTGGAATGGTGAAGCCCTGGAGGGGAGGCTGCCGTGAGAGACGACAGTCACAGGCAGAAACAAACCCTTTTGGTGGGGAAGGAACTGACCGGGGAGCGGCTCGATCTGTTTCTGGTCGGCGCTCTGCCCGGAAGCTCCCGCAAAGCGGTCAAGGCCGCTCTCGATGGCGGCATGGTCTTCATCGACGGTCGGGTGCAAAGGCGGGCCAATTACCGGTTGCAGGGCGGGGAGGTGGTCCATGTGACCCTGGCTGCCTGTCCCCGCTCGGAACCGGGCGGCGATGATCTCCGGGAATTGTATCGCGATTCCTGGCTGCTGGCGGTCGACAAGCCGGCCGGCATCCCCTGCCATCCCACCGGAACCGGGGGCGAAGACATCCTCAGCCGTCTTGCCGCCCGTTTGCAGCGGGAAGGGCACTGCGAGGCACCGGTGCTGCTGCACCGACTCGATCTGGAAACCAGTGGCGTGCTTCTGTTCGCCCTGAACAGGGAAGGGAACCGCTCTCTTCAACACCAGTTTACCGAACACCGCGTGGAAAAGGTTTATCTGGCAGTCACGGCCGGCCATGCCCCGGTGAATTTCCGCATCGACAATCGCCTGGGCAGAGGGAGACGCGGCCGCATGGTTTCGGTGACGGGAACCGGCGGAC
The genomic region above belongs to Syntrophotaleaceae bacterium and contains:
- the mtaB gene encoding tRNA (N(6)-L-threonylcarbamoyladenosine(37)-C(2))-methylthiotransferase MtaB, which gives rise to MNRTCAIATLGCKTNQFESAAMEELLAEAGFTMVAFDQGADLVIVNTCTVTAATDSQSRNLIRRARRLNPACRIVVTGCYAQVDPGPLAALPGVAVVIGNEEKRRLPEILAEGRTGIQVSDIRSNPGPAMTLTSFAGRSRAFLQIQNGCDAFCSYCIIPYARGPSRSVSVQDVIRQVDRLAAGGYAEVVLTGIHVGAYGRDLEPPVSLLELVDQILLKTPVSRLRLGSIEPLEMSLELIRAMADSARICSHVHIPLQSGDDAVLKRMNRNYGREGFRRLVEDIRLRLPEAAIGCDVITGFPGETDREFTNTLQLIEELPVTHLHVFPFSRRPGTPAASMAGQVPGPVARERAALLRDLGHRKLADFAKGFVGQRLEVVIEGRKRGGRGRGLTGNYLSVNFSCPADLEGQLLPVLIENWNGEALEGRLP
- the mnmA gene encoding tRNA 2-thiouridine(34) synthase MnmA, which translates into the protein MSRSIMDKKTVVVAMSGGVDSTVTAALLKERGHRVIGLTMRIWDRGDPVFDEARDARQMAEFLKIPHHLIDLRQEFRSEVVEPFRKEYFSGRTPNPCVLCNKVFKFRRLLEIASGLGGELLATGHYVRVMEKEGRPALVKGTNRHKDQSYFLFTLTPDQLRRVCFPVGDRSKEEVRAYAARLGLQVADKGDSQDICFIPHGDYIRFLEEEGGAPGPGPIIHVSGKVLGEHAGTHRFTIGQRRGLGLAWTEPLYVVSIDASCGQVVVGEKPHLDVTEMIVADTNWIAPPPQEAFRARCRIRYRHKEAPATIEPLHEGRWRVIFDQAQHGVTPGQAGVFYDGDEVLGGGWIE
- a CDS encoding RluA family pseudouridine synthase, with the translated sequence MRDDSHRQKQTLLVGKELTGERLDLFLVGALPGSSRKAVKAALDGGMVFIDGRVQRRANYRLQGGEVVHVTLAACPRSEPGGDDLRELYRDSWLLAVDKPAGIPCHPTGTGGEDILSRLAARLQREGHCEAPVLLHRLDLETSGVLLFALNREGNRSLQHQFTEHRVEKVYLAVTAGHAPVNFRIDNRLGRGRRGRMVSVTGTGGQQARTDFRLLNRGEGWSLVEARPRTGRTHQIRVHLAEAGFPLLGDRLYHGPTALAVKGGMIHPGRCLLHAEKITFHHPDQGREMTLKAPIPMEFDPFLPEEV